From a single Oncorhynchus clarkii lewisi isolate Uvic-CL-2024 unplaced genomic scaffold, UVic_Ocla_1.0 unplaced_contig_6397_pilon_pilon, whole genome shotgun sequence genomic region:
- the LOC139395868 gene encoding zinc finger and BTB domain-containing protein 5-like produces MDFPGHFNQVFQQLNYQRVHSQLCDCVIVVGSRHFKAHRSVLAACSTHFRALFTVAQGDASMNMIQLDSEVVTAEAFAALVDMMYTSTLMLGESNVMDVLLAASHLHLNAVVKACKHYLTTRTMPMSPPADHRATQHRQHTQAEQQRLRQQQQQQAAAELAANANLAANANQEANANLAANAATSRLQRSFLLQQLGLSLVSSALGGVEEDGLRGGSDGVSISGVVEHKASFPIRRCHKRNPSLSFSLSEDRPRQRPRPSGTHGDEEVGLLSPDSHKTGEEARLDAAITGLVGGVTQDDSQMPSQSDGGRCEGEEQGMAEEGGVGKESLDGGSHHGDGVEVKITEEEEEEEVREQQGQVVVKCEPLSSPEPADDITIQGSDQLGPGRGRGGGEEKVELSPQSSDRSLSSSDQQLLQPSSQVLLKGGLGSGIGGGFGCSNHLDGKSGFRISSFLGAKVFGSGGSGVDAGDDDLLNTTTGEAMAATHGFLLSPEHSGTNNSASMLRPGSANHLHLLAGDGLGGFSTDADSLFLRPLHDGLGNPRGGGGFPDPFSLDFQRSSLGLHSLARASRGSSLGYPGYRRIAPKNDNVGGGGGGGETGVVFQDALSSSSLGEGGPLLLNGSGGYESGPPTSSSSAPHPRPQLTRASADVLSKCKKALSEHNVLVVEGARKYACRICCKTFLTLTDCKKHIRVHTGEKPYACLKCGKRFSQSSHLYKHSKTTCLRWQNSNMADSLM; encoded by the exons GACAGCGAG GTGGTGACAGCGGAGGCGTTTGCCGCCCTGGTGGACATGATGTACACCTCCACCCTGATGCTAGGAGAGAGCAACGTGATGGACGTGCTGCTAGCTGCCTCTCACCTCCACCTGAACGCCGTAGTCAAGGCCTGTAAGCACTACCTGACCACCCGCACCATGCCCATGTCCCCGCCGGCAGACCACCGGGCCACACAACACCGCCAACACACCCAGGCGGAACAGCAGAGActcaggcagcagcagcagcagcaggcagCCGCCGAGTTAGCCGCTAACGCTAACCTAGCCGCTAACGCTAACCAAGAGGCTAACGCTAACCTAGCGGCTAACGCTGCTACGTCCAGGCTCCAGCGGTCGTTCCTGCTGCAGCAGCTGGGTCTAAGCCTGGTGAGCTCTGCCCTGGGCGGGGTGGAGGAGGATGGGCTAAGGGGTGGTAGCGATGGTGTTAGcattagtggtgtagtggagcaCAAAGCTTCCTTCCCCATTCGACGCTGCCACAAGAGAAATCCCTCCCTGAGCTTTAGCCTATCTGAGGACAGGCCCAGGCAGAGGCCCCGCCCCTCCGGAACCCACGGGGATGAGGAAGTGGGACTACTCTCCCCCGACTCCCACAAGACGGGGGAGGAGGCCAGACTGGACGCGGCGATCACCGGCCTAGTAGGGGGCGTGACCCAGGATGACTCCCAGATGCCCAGCCAATCGGACGGCGGACGCTGCGAAGGGGAGGAGCAAGGGATGGCGGAGGAGGGGGGTGTGGGGAAGGAGTCCCTGGATGGGGGGAGTCACCATGGTGATGGGGTGGAGGTGAAGataacagaggaagaggaggaggaggaagtacgGGAGCAACAGGGACAG gtggtGGTCAAGTGTGAGCCTCTGAGCTCCCCAGAGCCAGCTGATGACATCACCATCCAGGGTAGCGACCAGCTGGGAcctggaagaggaagaggaggaggggaggagaaggtagAACTGAGCCCACAGAGCAGCGACCGTAGTCTCTCTTCCTCTGACCAACAGCTTCTCCAACCCAGTTCCCAGGTCCTGCTCAAAGGAGGTCTTGGTAGTGGGATTGGCGGTGGTTTTGGCTGTAGTAACCATCTTGATGGGAAGTCTGGTTTTAGGATTTCTAGCTTCCTCGGCGCCAAGGTCTTCGGAAGCGGGGGGTCGGGGGTCGATGCCGGGGACGACGACCTCCTCAACACGACGACCGGCGAGGCGATGGCAGCGACACATGGCTTCCTGCTGAGCCCGGAACACTCTGGAACCAATAACTCCGCCTCGATGCTCCGTCCCGGGTCGGCCAACCACCTGCACCTGCTGGCTGGCGACGGTCTCGGGGGATTCTCTACAGACGCCGATTCGCTCTTCCTGCGTCCCCTGCATGACGGACTGGGAAAccccaggggaggaggagggttcccAGATCCGTTTTCTCTGGACTTCCAGCGCTCCAGCCTGGGTCTGCACTCCCTGGCCCGCGCCTCTCGAGGGAGCTCCCTGGGTTACCCTGGATACCGACGCATCGCACCTAAAAACGACAACGtgggcggaggaggaggaggaggagaaacggGGGTCGTTTTCCAAGACGCCCTGTCTTCCTCCAGTCTGGGGGAAGGGGGACCCTTGCTTCTGAACGGTTCGGGAGGTTACGAATCAGGCCCACCCACCTCGTCCTCGTCCGCCCCACACCCTCGCCCCCAGCTGACCCGTGCCTCTGCGGACGTCCTCTCCAAGTGTAAGAAGGCCCTGTCCGAACACAACGTGCTGGTGGTGGAAGGAGCCAGGAAGTACGCTTGTCGAATCTGCTGTAAGACTTTCCTCACTCTGACCGACTGTAAGAAACACATCAGGGTCCACACCGGGGAGAAACCGTACGCCTGCCTCAAGTGCGGCAAACGCTTCAGCCAGTCGTCTCACCTGTACAAACACTCCAAGACGACGTGTCTGCGTTGGCAGAACAGCAACATGGCCGACTCACTGATGTAG